In Salinigranum marinum, one DNA window encodes the following:
- a CDS encoding YeiH family protein, whose product MTTGSVGTRVGSLVPGLLLLAGGAAGAHVLGSVVGVNRLLVAIAVGFVLSNTVGVPTAADAGVATHDRWLSAGIVLMGASVTVGTFLDAGSTVLLVVLAVTGFTLLFVELLARNLFGLVDRFGSLLAAGASICGVSAVVGVAGAVRAQREQIAYAAATILLLDAVTIVAYPIVGEFLGLSSTVFGIWAGVSMFSTGPVVAVGFAHSEVAGQWATVTKLARNALIGVVVLGYASYYARVDGDGDGDGGVSVRTLWEQFPTFVLGFLGVALLASVGLIPPAQRALLGDASDWLFLLAFVGLGTEIRVGELRRAGVKPALIVFVALLAASSLSLAVLTALF is encoded by the coding sequence ATGACGACAGGTAGCGTGGGGACGCGAGTCGGGTCGCTCGTCCCCGGCCTCCTGCTCCTCGCTGGCGGTGCCGCCGGCGCACACGTCCTCGGGTCGGTCGTCGGTGTCAACCGACTGCTGGTCGCCATCGCGGTGGGATTCGTCCTGTCCAACACCGTCGGTGTCCCGACCGCCGCGGACGCGGGCGTGGCGACGCACGACCGCTGGCTGAGCGCGGGCATCGTCCTCATGGGTGCGTCGGTGACGGTCGGGACGTTCCTGGACGCCGGGTCCACCGTTCTCCTCGTCGTGCTCGCGGTGACGGGTTTTACGCTCTTGTTCGTCGAACTGCTCGCCCGCAACCTCTTCGGGCTGGTCGACCGGTTCGGCTCGCTGCTCGCCGCCGGCGCGAGCATCTGCGGCGTCTCGGCGGTCGTCGGGGTCGCCGGGGCGGTGCGCGCACAGCGGGAGCAGATCGCCTACGCCGCGGCGACGATCCTGCTGCTTGATGCGGTCACGATCGTCGCCTATCCGATCGTCGGGGAGTTTCTGGGCCTCTCGTCGACCGTCTTCGGGATCTGGGCCGGCGTCAGCATGTTCTCGACGGGGCCGGTCGTCGCGGTCGGCTTCGCCCACTCGGAGGTCGCGGGGCAGTGGGCGACGGTGACGAAACTCGCGCGAAACGCCCTGATCGGTGTGGTCGTCCTCGGCTACGCGAGCTACTACGCGCGGGTCGACGGAGACGGTGACGGCGACGGGGGCGTCTCCGTGCGGACGCTCTGGGAGCAGTTTCCGACGTTCGTGCTCGGCTTCCTCGGGGTCGCACTGCTCGCCAGCGTCGGCCTGATCCCGCCGGCCCAACGGGCCCTCCTCGGGGACGCGAGCGACTGGCTGTTCCTGCTCGCGTTCGTCGGCCTCGGGACGGAGATCCGCGTCGGCGAACTCCGTCGGGCGGGTGTCAAGCCCGCGCTGATCGTCTTCGTGGCACTGCTGGCTGCGAGTTCCCTCTCGCTGGCCGTGCTGACGGCGCTGTTCTGA
- a CDS encoding aldehyde ferredoxin oxidoreductase family protein, with the protein MLRTTGDLLTLDIGERTWETTPIDDELRSFIGGRGIATKLAHERLPFDADPLGPENRAYLSTGPLQASRMSFTGRMNATALSPLTNGLASSNAGGYLSRNFASAGYPCVELVGASDDLLAIHVTDEGVRFEAVPELAGATVSETTRAMTDRHGLESEHLVTVGPAGENEVRYASLMTSDTRAFGRGGIGAVLGSKNVKTVSFTGDADLDVSLPDDAVASEIHRQAATEDHIMKRQGTTSGVDLKNEMFSLPTRYFERMSFDEGVEGINGAAVESKKHKRGTCSMCAFACKLPTRDDETGLETEGPEYETVFSFGSNLEVGDIVSVMKSNERCDELGLDTISAGVTIGAYLQAEDRFGDSALIHDLIEKIARREGVGDSLAEGVDRVHDDLGVANWTSKGMEFPGHDGRVLHGRGLGYATANRGADHMYSKIHNLEYEGRVHPEGLDGKASIVADLEDLKAVNDSAVICKFSRSAMSDERYERLFGEEYEQLLQVGRRIVDLERHFNNQRGFDRADDTLPYEIEGMDDALDEYYTYRGWTADGVVPDGNVA; encoded by the coding sequence ATGCTCCGTACAACGGGTGACCTGCTCACCCTCGACATCGGCGAGCGGACCTGGGAGACGACACCGATCGACGACGAACTCCGGTCGTTCATCGGCGGGCGTGGGATCGCGACGAAACTCGCACACGAGCGGCTGCCGTTCGACGCGGACCCGCTGGGGCCGGAGAACCGGGCGTACCTCTCGACGGGGCCGCTCCAAGCGTCGCGGATGAGCTTCACCGGGCGCATGAACGCGACCGCGCTCTCCCCGCTGACGAACGGGCTCGCGTCGTCGAACGCCGGCGGCTACCTCTCGCGGAACTTCGCGAGCGCCGGCTACCCGTGCGTCGAACTCGTCGGCGCGAGCGACGACCTGCTCGCGATCCACGTCACGGACGAGGGCGTGCGCTTCGAGGCGGTGCCGGAACTCGCGGGGGCGACCGTCAGCGAGACCACCCGGGCGATGACCGATCGCCACGGCCTCGAAAGCGAGCACCTGGTGACCGTCGGCCCAGCGGGCGAGAACGAGGTTCGCTACGCCTCGCTGATGACGTCCGACACCCGGGCGTTCGGCCGCGGTGGGATCGGTGCCGTGCTCGGGTCGAAGAACGTGAAGACGGTGTCGTTCACCGGGGACGCCGACCTCGACGTCTCGCTCCCGGACGACGCGGTCGCGAGCGAGATCCACCGCCAGGCCGCGACCGAAGACCACATCATGAAGCGCCAGGGAACGACGAGCGGCGTCGACCTGAAGAACGAGATGTTCTCCCTGCCGACGCGGTACTTCGAGCGGATGTCGTTCGACGAGGGCGTCGAGGGGATCAACGGGGCGGCCGTCGAGTCGAAAAAGCACAAGCGCGGGACGTGCTCGATGTGTGCGTTCGCGTGTAAGCTCCCGACGCGGGACGACGAGACGGGGCTCGAAACCGAGGGGCCGGAGTACGAGACGGTGTTCTCGTTCGGGAGCAACCTGGAGGTCGGCGACATCGTCTCGGTGATGAAGTCGAACGAGCGGTGTGACGAACTCGGCCTCGACACGATCAGCGCGGGCGTCACGATCGGGGCGTACCTCCAGGCCGAAGACCGGTTCGGCGACTCGGCGCTGATCCACGACCTGATCGAAAAGATCGCCCGGCGTGAGGGCGTCGGCGACAGCCTCGCCGAAGGAGTCGACCGCGTGCACGACGACCTCGGCGTGGCGAACTGGACCTCGAAGGGGATGGAGTTCCCCGGCCACGACGGCCGGGTGCTACACGGTCGCGGGCTCGGCTACGCCACCGCGAACCGGGGTGCGGACCACATGTACTCGAAGATCCACAACCTGGAGTACGAGGGGCGGGTCCACCCAGAGGGGCTCGACGGGAAGGCATCGATCGTCGCGGATCTCGAGGACCTGAAAGCGGTGAACGACTCTGCGGTGATCTGTAAGTTCTCCCGCTCGGCGATGAGCGACGAGCGCTACGAACGACTGTTCGGCGAGGAGTACGAGCAACTGCTCCAGGTCGGGCGGCGGATCGTCGACCTCGAGCGGCACTTCAACAACCAGCGGGGGTTCGACCGCGCCGACGACACCCTCCCGTACGAGATCGAGGGGATGGACGACGCCCTCGACGAGTACTACACCTACCGCGGGTGGACAGCCGACGGGGTCGTTCCCGACGGGAACGTGGCCTGA
- a CDS encoding Era-like GTP-binding protein produces the protein MGILARLRAVLFSNQAPATVGLYGPPNAGKTTLANRIAADWADVTVGDASDVPHETQRAQRADGVEIEGDDGTVTVDVVDTPGVATEVDHAAFREHGLSEADAQERARGATRGIGESMRVLREVGGVIYVLDATIDPRAQVNDMLLGIADDQGLPLVLVANKIDHADADVEAVVDAFSDREVVPVSGLTGENADALYSAIAERFG, from the coding sequence ATGGGCATCCTCGCACGACTCAGAGCCGTCCTCTTCTCGAACCAGGCTCCCGCCACGGTCGGACTGTACGGCCCGCCGAACGCGGGCAAGACCACGCTCGCGAACCGCATCGCCGCGGACTGGGCCGACGTCACCGTCGGCGACGCGAGCGACGTCCCGCACGAGACCCAGCGCGCCCAGCGCGCCGACGGCGTCGAGATCGAGGGCGACGACGGCACGGTCACGGTCGACGTGGTCGACACGCCCGGCGTCGCGACCGAGGTCGACCACGCCGCCTTCCGCGAGCACGGACTGAGCGAGGCGGACGCACAGGAGCGCGCCCGCGGCGCGACCCGCGGCATCGGCGAGTCGATGCGCGTCCTGAGAGAGGTCGGTGGCGTGATCTACGTCCTCGACGCGACGATCGACCCACGCGCACAGGTCAACGACATGCTGCTGGGCATCGCCGACGACCAGGGACTCCCGCTGGTCCTCGTCGCCAACAAGATCGACCACGCGGACGCCGACGTGGAGGCGGTCGTCGACGCCTTCTCGGATCGCGAGGTCGTCCCGGTGTCGGGGCTCACGGGCGAGAACGCCGACGCGCTCTACTCGGCCATCGCCGAACGGTTCGGGTAG
- a CDS encoding IclR family transcriptional regulator, producing MNRRGPSETLSTIERGFEVVRTLRQMSGARVTELAEELDMAPSTAHKYLATLAQERFVVKEGDEYHVGLEFLDLGTYAKNRKKGYRLSVPKVREIAEETGERAQFVVEEYGRGIYLHTEASEARAVLIDRRAGIRRYLHSSAAGKAILANLPEHRVDEIIDEHGLPAETEHTITDREELREELARIRETNVSFNNEESVDGLRAVGVPVHGADGLVLGSLSVSGPSNRLKGSLYREEIPDLLLGHANEIELNIRYS from the coding sequence ATGAACCGCCGAGGCCCAAGCGAAACGCTCTCCACCATCGAACGGGGGTTCGAGGTCGTCCGGACGTTACGACAGATGAGCGGGGCTCGCGTGACCGAACTGGCCGAGGAACTGGATATGGCTCCGAGCACCGCACACAAGTACCTCGCGACGCTCGCCCAGGAACGGTTCGTGGTCAAAGAGGGCGACGAGTACCACGTCGGCTTGGAGTTTCTGGACCTCGGCACCTACGCCAAGAACCGCAAGAAGGGCTACCGACTCAGCGTCCCGAAGGTCAGAGAGATCGCCGAGGAGACCGGCGAACGCGCGCAGTTCGTCGTCGAGGAGTACGGACGCGGCATCTACCTGCACACGGAGGCGTCGGAGGCGAGGGCCGTGCTGATCGACCGTCGGGCGGGGATCCGTCGGTACCTCCACTCCAGTGCGGCCGGGAAGGCGATTCTGGCGAACCTGCCGGAGCACCGCGTCGACGAGATCATCGACGAGCACGGCCTCCCCGCCGAGACCGAGCACACGATCACCGACCGCGAGGAACTCCGCGAGGAACTGGCCCGGATCCGCGAGACGAACGTCTCGTTCAACAACGAGGAGTCGGTCGACGGCCTCCGTGCGGTCGGGGTTCCCGTCCACGGCGCGGACGGGCTCGTCCTCGGCTCGCTGAGCGTCTCGGGGCCGAGCAACCGGCTGAAAGGCTCGCTGTACCGCGAGGAGATCCCCGATCTGCTGCTCGGGCACGCCAACGAGATCGAACTCAACATCCGATACTCCTGA
- the tcuA gene encoding FAD-dependent tricarballylate dehydrogenase TcuA — translation MEHLRYDVVVVGCGIAGLAAGLRLAERNRSVAILEKAPKERRGGHTRFTESFRIPTADIDLDVEFNVDDYTASNFYSDIMKVTDLRADPDLVSVVTGEAAATFEWLTEKGVSWEFQAPHPGYTAGRVWLDGAEMIDELVEAIAAEPATVDIHYRAEARDFVRSDDGSVTGVIGFVDGTRTRFDADAVVLAAGDYGSSKEKRTRYYGPGYGNMKVRGSRYNTGETLEAAMAVGAKSEGEWGDAHMAIIDAGSPDVEGGITRIDGYQYGVILNHDGERFVDEGEDARAHTYAKFGRRIFEQPYHEAFIVVDSTVVDDVAHMGPTRPITADSIEALARRLDIENVDRAVETVAAYNEACDPAAPERYDPNRLDGNAAEMVDPPKSNWALALDEPPFTGYPVTGGMTFAFGGVAITPDAEVLDTTDTVIPGLYAAGNSTGGIFYRNYPGGTGLTAAAVFGRVAGDRAADDAAE, via the coding sequence ATGGAGCACTTACGTTACGATGTCGTCGTCGTCGGCTGTGGCATCGCCGGCCTCGCTGCGGGGTTACGACTCGCCGAGCGGAACCGATCGGTCGCAATCCTGGAGAAAGCGCCGAAAGAACGGCGGGGCGGACACACGCGGTTCACCGAGTCGTTCCGCATCCCGACGGCCGACATCGACCTCGACGTCGAGTTCAACGTCGACGACTACACCGCCTCGAACTTCTACTCGGACATCATGAAGGTGACCGACCTCCGGGCCGACCCGGACCTCGTGTCGGTCGTGACCGGCGAGGCGGCGGCGACGTTCGAGTGGCTCACCGAGAAGGGCGTGTCGTGGGAGTTCCAGGCACCCCACCCGGGGTACACGGCCGGGCGCGTCTGGCTCGACGGTGCGGAGATGATCGACGAGCTCGTCGAGGCCATCGCGGCGGAGCCCGCCACGGTAGACATACACTACCGGGCGGAGGCCCGCGATTTCGTGCGATCCGACGACGGCTCGGTAACCGGTGTCATCGGCTTCGTCGACGGCACGCGGACCCGGTTCGACGCCGACGCGGTCGTCCTCGCCGCGGGCGACTACGGCTCAAGCAAGGAGAAGCGGACGCGCTACTACGGCCCCGGCTACGGGAACATGAAGGTGCGCGGGAGCCGGTACAACACCGGCGAGACGCTCGAGGCGGCGATGGCCGTCGGGGCGAAGTCCGAGGGCGAGTGGGGCGACGCCCACATGGCGATCATCGACGCCGGCTCACCCGACGTCGAGGGCGGCATCACCCGGATCGACGGCTACCAGTACGGGGTCATCCTGAATCACGACGGCGAACGGTTCGTCGACGAGGGGGAGGACGCCCGCGCGCACACCTACGCCAAGTTCGGCCGCCGCATCTTCGAACAGCCCTACCACGAGGCGTTCATCGTCGTCGACTCGACGGTCGTGGACGACGTCGCGCATATGGGTCCGACCCGGCCGATCACGGCCGACTCGATCGAGGCGCTCGCGCGTCGGCTCGACATCGAGAACGTCGACCGCGCCGTCGAGACCGTCGCGGCGTACAACGAGGCCTGCGACCCCGCGGCTCCGGAGCGGTACGATCCGAACCGCCTGGACGGCAACGCGGCCGAGATGGTCGACCCGCCGAAGTCGAACTGGGCGCTCGCGCTCGACGAGCCGCCCTTCACCGGCTACCCGGTCACCGGCGGCATGACGTTCGCCTTCGGCGGCGTCGCGATCACGCCCGACGCGGAGGTGCTCGACACGACCGACACCGTCATCCCGGGGCTGTACGCCGCCGGCAACAGTACCGGCGGCATCTTCTACCGCAACTATCCCGGCGGAACCGGGCTGACGGCCGCGGCGGTGTTCGGGCGGGTCGCCGGCGACCGCGCGGCCGACGACGCCGCGGAGTGA
- a CDS encoding MBL fold metallo-hydrolase — protein MPVEIATDVYDITCLDEPEGKRFRAFLFTDGTPTLFDTGLEHSTDALDEGISAVGVEPERVVITHGDGDHIGGFDHVVETYGPETWVPEQLDVETDHDPDHRYGDGDRIGRFTAVHTPGHEPENHALIDEDAGIAVLGDALSGADQRGLPAGYFLLPPAVYSQDLNLAEESLERLLAYEFDVGLVYHGSSVLEDARTKIDRFVNFPGK, from the coding sequence ATGCCAGTCGAGATAGCCACCGACGTGTACGACATCACGTGCCTGGACGAACCCGAGGGAAAGCGATTCCGCGCGTTCCTGTTCACCGACGGGACGCCGACGCTCTTCGACACCGGACTGGAGCACAGCACGGACGCGCTCGACGAGGGGATCTCGGCCGTCGGCGTCGAGCCGGAGCGGGTGGTCATCACCCACGGCGACGGCGACCACATCGGCGGGTTCGACCACGTCGTCGAGACGTACGGCCCGGAGACGTGGGTGCCCGAACAGCTCGACGTGGAGACCGACCACGACCCCGACCACCGGTACGGCGACGGCGACCGGATCGGGCGGTTCACGGCCGTGCACACGCCGGGACACGAGCCCGAGAACCACGCGCTGATCGACGAGGACGCGGGGATCGCGGTGCTCGGCGACGCCCTCTCGGGGGCCGACCAGCGGGGTCTCCCGGCCGGCTACTTCCTCCTACCACCGGCCGTCTACTCGCAGGACCTCAACCTCGCCGAGGAGAGCCTCGAACGCCTCCTGGCGTACGAGTTCGACGTCGGCCTCGTCTACCACGGTTCGTCCGTACTCGAAGACGCCCGGACGAAGATCGACCGGTTCGTCAACTTCCCCGGGAAGTAG